One genomic segment of Osmia bicornis bicornis chromosome 16, iOsmBic2.1, whole genome shotgun sequence includes these proteins:
- the LOC114877844 gene encoding LOW QUALITY PROTEIN: protein brambleberry-like (The sequence of the model RefSeq protein was modified relative to this genomic sequence to represent the inferred CDS: inserted 1 base in 1 codon), with the protein MQSVCLFMLLVATLSCREGRASVLEWFWRKDTDDTTVLVADGVPLISIPYESMTEDEKFLQEASKFTEIQTSSPLETCQHKVIMKIKTSCTGMTEEELAKLSVNLLNCQAAVEGRKMFPCTEEMSLKQCTTDMDPDMWNAYHLMSNRARAVCYASRSTQFRALTELTVNKLMQTAHTQIKTLSSLKEGQDRLEEQTVEALASLSKGNVALLEQQKHLKDAQTSAHNIVATNLRELSNERALIRSGHAQLAAMTEDIRKKLEEANRNLEQQAMERGENHQEVLEDLINIQNQAQLIWDKIESSTNRIFAQHEEALLQYERTLQKLAQINETIQYVWNVTNVMRAEVDQKLSWLTSYIGDTGEQMQRMYRIGLHIVYLLLAMVVAAFVHAPLLTRITILGLVPLNLVTYLKHGMEACLDFTSMTVLILLITIMHFVMIGIQSLFGLKSRNVRAEPVQIVNQNGHLNGTSRSYVSSSYNNLQPPRDPSISFYVKLKRITREFYNLVRYQINNCIQKCSSLMQSVASWSGQRLTQREELSCSYMPSRRNREDLIDSYENEFPSMSEDATDFESSRLMEDRNESLDDLDNLXDAHDLRLRLRRREARSSYARSPSRSATPSSCASSRVLCNALTKSGKKCRLIAINGHVYCRRHFNGSSIMGD; encoded by the exons ATGCAGAGCGTATGTTTATTCATGCTTCTTGTTGCGACACTGAGTTGTCGAGAGGGAAGAGCTTCAGTACTCGAATGGTTCTGGAGAAAAGATACAGATGATACTACAGTTTTAGTGGCAGATGGAGTACCGTTGATTTCTATTCCATATGAATCTATGACAGaagatgaaaaatttcttCAGGAAGCGTCAAAATTTACAGAGATTCAAACGTCATCGCCGTTAGAGACTTGCCAGCACAAAGTcattatgaaaattaaaacttcTTGTACTGGAATGACTGAGGAAGAGCTGGCTAAACTGAGTGTCAATCTTTTGAACTGTCAAGCTGCAGTGGAAGGCAGAAAAATGTTTCCATGCACTGAAGAAATG TCTTTGAAACAATGTACCACAGACATGGATCCAGACATGTGGAATGCGTACCATTTAATGAGTAACAGAGCAAGGGCAGTTTGTTATGCATCTCGTAGTACTCAGTTCCGTGCCCTTACAGAGTTAACTGTGAATAAGTTAATGCAAACAGCGCATACTCAGATTAAAACATTAAGTTCATTAAAG GAAGGCCAAGATCGGTTGGAAGAACAAACAGTAGAAGCATTAGCTTCTTTGTCCAAAGGTAACGTAGCATTGTTGGAACAACAAAAGCATTTAAAAGACGCCCAGACATCAGCTCATAATATCGTGGCCACAAATCTGAGAGAATTAAGCAACGAAAGAGCATTAATTCGATCAGGACACGCGCAACTGGCCGCAATGACAGAAGATATCAGAAAGAAATTAG AAGAAGCAAATAGAAATCTAGAGCAACAAGCCATGGAACGTGGTGAAAATCACCAAGAGGTGCTTGAAGACTTGATAAACATTCAGAATCAAGCGCAATTAATTTGGGACAAAATAGAGTCTAGCACTAATCGAATCTTCGCCCAACACGAAGAGGCACTATTGCAGTATGAACGAACGTTACAAAAATTAgcacagatcaatgaaacTATTCAATACGTTTGGAACGTAACAAACGTTATGCGTGCAGAAGTGGATCAGAAACTTAGCTGGTTAACTAGTTACATCGGTGACACTG GAGAACAGATGCAGAGAATGTATCGCATAGGATTGCATATCGTTTATTTATTGCTTGCCATGGTAGTTGCTGCATTCGTACACGCACCACTGTTAACTAGAATCACAATTCTGGGTCTCGTACCATTAAATTTAGTAACTTATCTCAAACATGGCATGGAAGCCTGTTTGGATTTCACCTCAATGACGGTGCTAATACTGCTGATCACGATAA TGCATTTTGTGATGATTGGAATTCAAAGCCTATTCGGTTTAAAATCAAGGAACGTACGAGCAGAACCGGTACAAATAGTGAATCAAAATGGTCATCTAAATGGAACTTCTCGGAGTTACGTTTCATCATCCTATAATAATCTTCAGCCACCGCGGGATCCTTCTATATCCTTCTACGTAAAACTGAAGAGAATTACTCGAGAATTTTATAATCTCGTTCGGtatcaaataaataattgcatTC AGAAATGTAGCTCTTTAATGCAGTCGGTAGCCTCGTGGAGCGGACAAAGATTAACGCAGCGCGAGGAGCTCTCCTGCTCGTACATGCCTTCAAGAAGGAATCGCGAGGATCTTATCGACAGCTACGAAAACGAATTTCCTAGCATGTCCGAGGACGCGACCGATTTCGAAAGCTCTCGTTTAATGGAAGACAGAAACGAAAGCCTCGACGACCTTGATAATC ACGACGCGCACGATTTAAGGCTACGCTTGAGGAGAAGAGAAGCTAGATCTTCTTACGCCCGGTCACCTTCCAGAAG TGCCACCCCATCATCGTGCGCGTCGTCCAGAGTTCTATGCAATGCTTTGACAAAAAGTGGAAAAAAGTGTCgtttaatagcaataaatgGCCACGTCTATTGCAGGAGACATTTTAATGGGTCCTCGATAATGGGTGattaa